ACAAACTTAAGACTCAGAAGAGGCAGATTGAGGAAGCGGTAAGTCATGGTTTCATACTTGGTTTCATACTGCTCGACGGGTAATTAAAGTTTGATGTTCTGGTTCAAATTGCATGCGCACAGCTGTGCACAGCTGTCATCTGCATCAAAAGAATGTAAGAGtcggagaaaaaaacctcaaaatgaGCGCAGTGCTATTTCGGTAGTCctggaaaattaaaaagctCCGAATATTTAGGAAGAGCTGGCTAACCTGAACCTGCAGAAGTATCGTCAGATCCAACACCAACTTGAAGATGCCGAAGAACGCGCTGATGTCGCCGAAAACTCGTTATCGAAGATGAGGGCCAAGTCACGGTCCAGCGCCTCCGTAGCTCCTGGCGGTCTTCAGACCTCACAATCGGCCACCGTTATGCGATCACCTTCCCGTGCACGTGCCAGCGACTTCTaatcttcacatttttccagttttccttCTAGTTTATAGTATAAGCATCTAGAGATCTAATAATGTAACTATAATAACAGTATACAGTTTTGTTGAGTAATCGACGTAAAAGTTGTCTTCATTGTGAGAGACGGTGACCAAAAGCAGTTGCTGTCCCGCATTTCCCCACCTTTTAGATTGTTGTATAGATATTCACCTCCATTCACTCAGTTGAAAAAATAGACATATaaacaattttgaagtttctgtGAGAAGCGCTGAACTTCTAGATCATTTGAGAGTAAAAGCAATACAAAGCTTACATAAATATGTGAGGAACTTCTCGTGTGAGAAGCCAAACTCGAAAGAAATGTTTAGAACTGTGAGATTGTTCAACTAAATTACGAAAACTTAACTTTATAATGAGACatggaaaataataaagtataaaaaagtaaagtgtATGGAATTGATCAATCCCAAAGGATGGGAACACGCGctcgatttcaattcagaattttacGAGGTTTAGGAATGCGCGCGCCGAATTACAAAGacttatagtcgggtcgaaacgacatgattcacgagtgcagttgcggtACATCTatgtacgcgctcgaaacggcgcgatggaggcagcagttggaaccaagttgggaccatcgcaaactgcagcgatgggtggtgcaaGCAAGGCTTTCaccgctcctagccgctacgctccatcgaagctcctcgagagaagccgcgtacgcaattgcgtacgtgcttcatgtcgtctttaCCCTACTATACGTGGCCGAGCCGTTGTGTCACATCAGTGTTTGCAttctcacagacaagtctgatacaaatttatcgatctcggagggatgaagggtttAGTTGGCACGAGGGCAGTTTCAAACcagcgatcgatcgtgcagacggCGGACCTTTGCCGACTACGCTACGCCGCCCtatgataataataactgtgattattcaataattttggAACCTTACAATGCCCAACAACAACTGAATGAAACTGGTGAGCCTATATCTCCAACAGACGGAAGATACACATTTTACATGTGAATAACCTACAGCAACACTTTACACTAACTACTTAAACCTGTGGTTCTTGGTAAAACTCTTCAACTCAGAGATTAGATGAGATCTTCAACTTCGCTCTCCTTCTTTCGTTGTAATGTAATTTTGATTGACTGAAATGGGATGCAGGATATGATTACTCATTTAAGTTCAAGTTTATCGTTAAACTAACAGAACGAAGCTGCAGAAAAATGATGATGGATGTCGGTTTTTGATCTTAATCTTCCTTGTATTGTCATTATACGACTAGAACCTAATTTTACTAAACATAGTAGGAACcaccaaaatttctttcaacaaGAAGCAAGTCTCTTCATTCAGCTACTGTAAAAATCTATACTTCTGGATTTGATGAATTCTTCTAGGGCTTCTTCCACGAATGCTGAAAATTCGCGAATGCAAGAAGTTGCCGAAATGCTTGAGAAGGTGGAAGTCAGTTGGTGAGTCGTCAAGGAATGTGGCGGATAGAGtaaagcaaataaattataaatttccTAGAGATATAACGTGAAACGTCAGCATAATCATCGTCGTGACGCACAAACAGCGTCGACTAACACTGAGAAGCAGGCAAGGGTGAACTTTTTCAGTTCCTACATGCCTCGTCAACGTTGTCGCGCTTGTTTCATTTTGATGGCCTCCTAACGGTATTAATCTATACAATTGGTTTGGCTGGGTCGCATGAAACTAAAGTCGAAAATCCCAGACATGGACTCCCGAAAGGTTGCAGAACATTATTTCGTTTGGTATAAATATGGTTTGAAAAAGGGATTGTGTGTTTCACTTCGACTCAACCACTGATTTTACCATTTAAGTTTGTTGTTTAGAAACACCTTTTTCTTAGAGATCGACCAGAAACTTTTGTTATGCAAAACAAACGCAGAGCAGGgcgcaaaacaaaaatctccCTGGTTTTGGTTCACTTTATACGGCATCCACCtaccagctttttttttctgcaatatgCTACACGACCGTCGAATGATCTCAGGTGAGTACGTTATTCCATAACTTCTCGTGCAATTTTCagtctttttcaagaaattgaaTCAGATCATAGTACGATTTTGTGCAGCAACGGTCCATTAACCTCGTTCCAAACTTAATTGCTGCCAGGTTAGGTTTCAGAGTAACCAATTTTCATTTggtaaaagtgaattcaacaaaaattctgcctcaaaggcatcactccacgaatctggggtggttcgggtttcaggtgggttatggctATACGGAGTCGAGAGATTCTGtctatttcctcctaattgccgtaaaaaacggtccggaagacacgacttcgagcgtttcggcgcgctattttcgacgagttcgactggagcgcgtcagccctgtgcacacgccgcatcttccaggccgttttttacggcaattaggaagaaatggacggaatcacccccttttcataatctactatcccgtataagaatactccacctgaaatccgtaccaccccagattttggggtgatgcctttaacagcaAACCCACAGCTCTAAAACTTGAAGGCAAAGAAACTtttgatttcaaagaaaaaggaaagcaaataCATATTTAATACGCGTAAGTAGTGTAGCATCAAGGTGACACTTCTCCGGTGAAGGCGAACAGTTAGCCTTCTTTACGGAGAGGAAGCTCATTGTTtgttatatatacatataatttTTCTGCACACAACCCATGAAACAGAATCATGTATGATTCCGGTCGGCTGCCCACCTACCATGATTTTCGATAGAGGATTTGAGTAGACCCAAATCTGCTTCAACTTATCAGGCTCTAGGCGTAATTTATAGGCTGCAACTAGCTAGGGGGACAAGAAGTTGAACTTTCGTACTGCCTTCCGCTAATATTACAAGATCATCAGCATGCTCGAGATCGATCCAGGAGCGTCTTGATAGAGCTAAGAGTGTGTCGGCTGGACACTTATCGACTGTCCTACGCATGTTGTCATTGATGGCGGATGAGAAGGGTGCTGCTACTGATTCTCTTCTTACTCGATTTACCTCTTTAAACGTTGTAGTGTTGTAGTCGGCTCGTGTTCAAACTGCAGTTGTTCGTTCATTCATGTCTCCCTGTAGTAGTATCAAATAGTAGTAGAACGAGCTCTCATGGTACTCCATCGGTGCAAAGCGCCTTGACAGACTTCGTTGAAAGGAATCGAATGCGGCTTCGATCttttcgtcaatccatattgaatGGGTgatcatctcacgaatctcgTTGTTCGAAGTTTGCTTCAGCGGATAAcaccattttccaagcacatcggaGTGGTGTTCGAGACCTATCTTTGCGTGAATCGCATGAATTCTTCGCATGAATTCAACTGCCGGCTGGCTGAgtatcttggatatcaacgtGTTGAATTTATCATAAAAAGCGTTCTCATAAATCTTCACCAGCCTCCGTAGGTGCGCGAGCACTTATGATCGGGAGTGTGTGTCTTCTGCGATCTTGCAATCGTACAGTTGTGCGTCTTGACGAAGTTGAGCCAAATTTCTGCTCTAAGTtattgtaatcgttcctcacagctaccGGGCAGGCTCTTACTTTCTTATCAGCATCGCGCAGTATTTGGTCTAACTTTCGATCCTGATGAGAAGACGTCCTTTGATGCGGTTATTCTGCAATGCAACAAATGGCGGTTGTAAATATCGTAGCAATTGGACATACCATTAGGATGTTCGGagagtatctgccgaaatacggcaaaacttcaaaacaacacaactttttaacaacattttattactcgacaaaataatctccatcaacatcgacaaacCTTCTggcaacgtctcacaagagcgacttggaggcgaagaaagcccggtcattttcgaggtgatCACACTCATCgcagcgcttctcttccaggtgatgctgaagcgatcggaagatgTGGTAGTCGCTGGGGgccaggtccgggctgtacggtgcgggcggtagaacttcccatccgagctccaaaattttctgggaagtcttcttcgcgatgtgagggctcgcgttatcgtgcagcaggcaaacgttgtcgagcttcgggtgctccttgcggatcgtgtcggccagtctttgcagttgagcgcagtagacctcggtagtaactgtcgtgttgtccggcagcagttcgaaacggtagattccaagaactccccaccagacgctcagcatgaccttcttctcatggatttcacctttcacgaaaggatccggcatttcatcgccagcgcaccacgcacgtttgtgggtgtggttgacgtagaggacccgtttttcatctccagtgacaatggtgtccagcggggtcgaatctgcggcttttggagagcagctgagtgcagatgtccaggcgtctttggcggttgccgtcgctgAATacatgtgggagccactgaccgagctttttcaccattccgagagatcgcagtccattgctcacagtggacagcgaacagccaagactggcagcaaaataccgcacaccttcatatgaaTGCTGCTCCGTCAGATttttcagttcgtcgaacgatatttcAGTCGGTCAACTAGAGCGAGGCTAATCTTCGAGTTTGTtatttccggctttgaagcgctagaaccaggcgcgcacagaccgctcagaaggggcttcagtgccgaatacttgactcGGGTTCAAGAGAGAAAACCCTGGAAGAAAACGAAtattctggactgaggtggtgaaagaagaCACTCCTCTTTTCCTGGATAGGCacttcaggcgagacgtaaggtttcgctaAATATGCAAtcgcgacgaatggattgtttctgtgcaagctctcgcagaaggtcgagaaggttgggcagagctatgctcaaggacgacacaccacCGAAGATGATAGATCCGCCTTGGACGAcaatcagcccgccgattaagtcaattAAGTATAAGTCATATGCATAAACTTAAGTGATCGATATGTACATCGTATAACAGCTTTATTTCCAACAATCTATCTTTTATACTGAATAGAAAATAGGtgagaacaaaaacacaaaactaaTGAAATCAGTGTAAGTTGCAGAATGA
This is a stretch of genomic DNA from Necator americanus strain Aroian chromosome II, whole genome shotgun sequence. It encodes these proteins:
- a CDS encoding hypothetical protein (NECATOR_CHRII.G7162.T1), encoding MYSATATAKDAWTSALSCSPKAADSTPLDTIVTGDEKRVLYVNHTHKRAWCAGDEMPDPFVKGEIHEKKVMLSVWWGVLGIYRFELLPDNTTVTTEVYCAQLQRLADTIRKEHPKLDNVCLLHDNASPHIAKKTSQKILELGWEVLPPAPYSPDLAPSDYHIFRSLQHHLEEKRCDECDHLENDRAFFASKSLL